In the genome of uncultured Bacteroides sp., one region contains:
- a CDS encoding YhcH/YjgK/YiaL family protein codes for MVVDKIENLDKYVSLNPLFAQAVEFLKSHNLSEMEVGKTELKGKDLVVNIAQTNPKTKEQAKLETHNKFIDIQIPLSGVEIMGYTPGADCKPADAAYNEEKDITFFEGLAESYIPVKPGMFAIFFPEDGHAPGVTETGVKKVIVKVLA; via the coding sequence ATGGTAGTAGATAAAATCGAAAACTTAGACAAATATGTCTCTTTGAATCCTCTTTTTGCTCAGGCTGTAGAATTCCTTAAATCACATAATCTTTCAGAAATGGAAGTTGGAAAGACTGAGTTGAAGGGTAAAGATTTAGTAGTTAACATAGCACAGACAAATCCTAAAACAAAAGAACAGGCAAAACTGGAAACTCATAATAAATTTATTGATATTCAGATTCCTCTTTCAGGAGTTGAAATCATGGGATATACTCCAGGTGCAGATTGTAAACCTGCTGATGCTGCTTACAATGAAGAAAAGGATATCACTTTCTTTGAAGGACTGGCAGAAAGCTATATTCCTGTTAAGCCAGGTATGTTTGCCATCTTCTTCCCTGAAGACGGACATGCTCCGGGTGTAACTGAAACAGGAGTTAAGAAAGTTATCGTTAAAGTATTGGCTTAA
- a CDS encoding alpha amylase C-terminal domain-containing protein, with protein sequence MNKTLNLIDRDPWLEPYKNAIVGRYEHMLSKESELTDNGQANLSDFATGYLYFGLHRTNDGWVFREWAPNATQIYMIGTFSDWKEKETYAMQRIGNGKWELKLPADALHHGELYKLNVHWNGGQGERIPAWATRVVQDDITKIFSAQVWSPEEKFEFSKTPFVPTTDPLLIYECHIGMAQQEEKVGTYNEFREKILPRVVKAGYNCIQIMAIQEHPYYGSFGYHVSNFFAASSRFGTPEELKQLIDTAHGLGIAVIMDIVHSHAVKNEVEGLGNLAGDPCQYFYQGAKREHPAWDSLCFDYGKNEVIHFLLSNCKFWLDEYKFDGFRFDGVTSMLYYSHGLGEAFVDYNDYYNGHQDGNAICYLTLANKLIHQVNPNAISVAEEVSGMPGLAVKPEDGGYGFDYRMAMNIPDYWIKTIKEKIDEDWKPSSIFWEVTNRRKDEKTISYTESHDQALVGDKTIIFRLIDADMYWHMQKGTENYKVNRGLALHKMIRLVTATTINGGYLNFMGNEFGHPEWIDFPREGNDWSCKYARRQWDLVDRKTLTYHYLADFDSRMIEIIKGEKGFQATPIQEIWHKDSDQILAYKRKNLVFVFNFNPSKSFTDYGFLVEPGAYEVILNSDAKEFGGNGLTDDSITHFTNFDALYKGEKKEWLKLYIPARSAIVLRKKE encoded by the coding sequence ATGAATAAGACACTGAATTTAATAGACAGAGACCCATGGCTTGAACCATACAAAAACGCTATAGTAGGGCGCTATGAGCATATGCTCAGCAAGGAGTCTGAATTAACTGATAATGGGCAAGCTAATCTCTCGGATTTTGCTACTGGATATTTGTATTTTGGATTACACCGAACAAATGATGGTTGGGTTTTCCGTGAATGGGCTCCGAATGCCACTCAGATTTACATGATTGGTACATTCAGTGACTGGAAAGAGAAAGAAACTTATGCAATGCAACGCATCGGAAACGGTAAATGGGAATTGAAGTTACCGGCCGATGCATTGCATCATGGCGAATTATATAAGCTGAATGTTCACTGGAACGGAGGACAAGGTGAACGTATTCCGGCCTGGGCTACACGCGTGGTACAGGACGATATTACTAAAATATTCTCCGCTCAGGTATGGAGTCCTGAAGAAAAATTTGAATTCAGTAAAACTCCGTTTGTCCCTACAACAGATCCGCTTTTAATCTATGAGTGCCATATTGGTATGGCTCAGCAGGAGGAAAAGGTTGGAACATATAATGAATTCCGTGAAAAGATACTTCCACGGGTTGTAAAAGCCGGATACAACTGTATCCAGATTATGGCCATTCAGGAGCATCCTTATTATGGAAGTTTTGGTTACCACGTTTCTAACTTCTTTGCTGCATCTTCCCGTTTCGGAACTCCTGAAGAGTTGAAGCAACTAATTGATACAGCTCACGGATTGGGAATTGCGGTAATTATGGACATTGTTCATTCTCACGCAGTGAAAAATGAAGTGGAAGGCCTGGGTAACCTTGCCGGTGATCCTTGCCAGTATTTCTATCAGGGTGCTAAAAGAGAACACCCGGCGTGGGATTCGCTCTGCTTTGATTACGGTAAAAATGAAGTCATCCATTTCCTGCTTTCAAACTGTAAATTCTGGCTTGACGAGTATAAGTTTGACGGATTCCGTTTCGATGGAGTAACTTCAATGCTATACTATAGCCATGGCTTGGGAGAAGCTTTTGTTGATTACAATGATTATTATAATGGCCATCAGGATGGCAATGCCATCTGTTACCTCACACTGGCAAACAAGCTTATACATCAGGTTAATCCAAACGCTATATCTGTGGCAGAAGAAGTTTCCGGAATGCCCGGACTTGCTGTTAAGCCCGAAGATGGTGGCTATGGATTTGATTACCGTATGGCAATGAATATCCCCGATTACTGGATTAAAACAATCAAGGAAAAGATTGATGAGGACTGGAAACCTTCGTCCATTTTCTGGGAAGTAACCAATCGTCGTAAAGATGAAAAAACAATCTCGTATACCGAAAGCCATGATCAGGCACTGGTGGGAGATAAAACAATTATTTTCCGTCTGATTGATGCTGATATGTATTGGCACATGCAAAAAGGAACGGAGAACTACAAAGTAAATCGCGGTCTGGCTCTTCACAAAATGATTCGTTTAGTTACTGCTACAACCATCAACGGAGGGTATCTTAACTTTATGGGAAATGAATTTGGTCATCCGGAATGGATAGATTTCCCACGTGAAGGTAATGACTGGTCCTGCAAATATGCACGCCGTCAGTGGGATCTTGTAGACCGTAAAACGTTGACTTATCATTATCTGGCCGATTTTGACTCCAGGATGATAGAAATAATCAAGGGAGAAAAAGGTTTCCAGGCCACTCCAATACAGGAAATATGGCATAAGGACAGTGATCAGATTCTTGCATACAAGCGTAAAAACCTTGTTTTTGTATTTAATTTTAATCCGTCTAAGTCGTTTACCGATTATGGATTCCTTGTAGAACCAGGAGCTTACGAAGTGATTCTAAATTCCGATGCAAAAGAATTTGGCGGCAACGGATTAACAGATGATAGTATAACGCATTTTACAAACTTTGATGCTCTTTATAAGGGTGAAAAGAAAGAATGGCTGAAACTTTATATACCGGCTCGTTCTGCTATAGTATTGCGTAAAAAGGAATAG
- a CDS encoding DUF2461 domain-containing protein, producing the protein MNIPTIFQFLKELSANNNREWFNEHKEDYLKAQSEFEQLLAVIIDRIALFDEEIKGVQVKDCTYRIYRDTRFSPDKTPYKIHFGGYINAKGKKSEHCGYYVHLQLGNCLLAGGSYCPPPNILKALRQSVYDNIDEYLSIVEDPAFKKYFPVVGETFLKTAPKGFPKDFKYIDYLKCKDYSCACSVPDEFFTDKYMLDNVSDIFKQLKRFCDFTNYAIDEFE; encoded by the coding sequence ATGAATATACCTACTATATTTCAATTTTTAAAGGAGCTTTCAGCAAATAATAATCGTGAGTGGTTTAATGAACACAAGGAAGATTATTTGAAAGCCCAATCTGAATTTGAACAGTTGCTTGCTGTAATTATTGACCGGATAGCTCTTTTCGACGAAGAGATAAAAGGTGTGCAGGTAAAGGACTGCACATATCGCATATATAGAGATACCCGTTTCTCACCCGATAAAACACCCTATAAAATACATTTTGGCGGATACATAAATGCCAAAGGAAAGAAATCAGAGCATTGTGGATATTACGTACATCTGCAGCTGGGAAATTGTCTTCTGGCTGGAGGAAGTTATTGTCCCCCACCTAATATACTGAAGGCTCTCAGACAGTCGGTTTACGATAATATAGATGAATACTTATCTATTGTTGAGGACCCTGCTTTTAAGAAATATTTCCCTGTAGTAGGAGAGACTTTCTTAAAAACCGCACCCAAAGGTTTCCCAAAAGACTTTAAATACATTGATTATCTTAAGTGCAAAGATTATTCCTGCGCTTGCTCTGTACCCGATGAGTTCTTCACTGATAAATATATGCTGGATAATGTATCCGATATATTTAAGCAATTGAAACGCTTCTGCGATTTCACCAATTACGCTATAGATGAATTCGAATAA